Proteins co-encoded in one Chionomys nivalis chromosome 6, mChiNiv1.1, whole genome shotgun sequence genomic window:
- the LOC130876392 gene encoding oogenesin-3-like, protein MGIGTPPTLEELSRWALLRNEALAISALGKLPSMLFPALFEEAFSSHCTGIVKAMVVAWPFPYLRVKGMMDTFDSAIFHAVLDGLDVLLTQQVCPMRGELRVLDFRRVPCDFWIIQAGAEDGVCSVETVSVKQAGKSPSRHELSPRIKVRIDLYFRSRLEKAEMYFLQWAHQRKDSLQLCCKNVKIVLQSLDNFSGLSGLQRLYLRGFSFFSEQMKLLLRNLKTPLETFSVTHCPVLQSHLKDFALCPCLHQLKHLDLSGPLLCNVSLLPLSVLLEMGADSLETLELQGCKIKDSQFRELLPALSQCSQLTKVNFYSNDFSMNLLRDLFHHTANMSKMTMEQYPAPRECYDQNYISVHTFSQLCSQLMDTLRAIRQPKRIIFATHGCAFSPRCKGSYGTFRDVIAVLVIVAGRQEAFLAGNFISYQEEDSRKDQQEGRNEFL, encoded by the exons ATGGGCATCGGGACCCCACCCACACTGGAGGAGCTGTCAAGGTGGGCTCTGCTGAGAAACGAGGCCTTGGCCATCTCTGCTCTGGGGAAGCTGCCCAGCATGCTCTTCCCAGCACTGTTTGAGGAGGCTTTCAGTAGCCATTGCACTGGTATCGTGAAGGCAATGGTGGTAGCCTGGCCTTTCCCCTACCTCCGTGTGAAGGGCATGATGGACACCTTCGACTCAGCGATTTTTCATGCAGTGCTGGATGGACTGGATGTCCTGCTGACTCAGCAGGTTTGCCCCAT GAGGGGGGAACTTCGAGTACTCGATTTTCGGAGGGTGCCCTGTGACTTCTGGATCATCCAGGCTGGAGCAGAGGATGGGGTCTGCTCAGTAGAGACTGTGAGTGTGAAGCAAGCAGGGAAGTCCCCTTCCAGACACGAGTTGAGCCCACGAATCAAGGTGAGAATTGACCTCTACTTCAGGTCCCGACTGGAGAAAGCAGAAATGTACTTCTTACAGTGGGCCCACCAGAGAAAAGACTCCCTCCAGCTCTGCTGTAAGAATGTGAAGATTGTGTTGCAGTCCCTAGATAAT TTTTCCGGACTCAGCGGTCTCCAGCGTCTTTATTTGCGTGGCTTCTCTTTCTTCAGTGAGCAAATGAAACTCTTGCTCAG GAACCTGAAGACTCCCTTGGAAACCTTCTCTGTCACTCACTGTCCTGTTTTACAGTCACACTTGAAAGACTTTGCGCTGTGTCCATGCCTTCATCAACTAAAACATCTGGACTTGAGTGGACCCCTACTGTGCAATGTGTCTCTTCTGCCTCTCAGTGTTCTCCTAGAGATGGGAGCAGACAGTCTTGAGACTCTGGAATTGCAGGGGTGTAAGATAAAGGACTCTCAGTTCCGTGAACTCCTACCTGCCCTCAGCCAATGCTCCCAGCTCACCAAGGTCAATTTCTATAGCAATGACTTCTCCATGAATCTCTTGCGTGACCTTTTCCACCACACAGCCAACATGAGCAAGATGACCATGGAACAGTACCCTGCCCCTCGGGAGTGCTATGACCAGAATTACATCTCCGTACACACATTTTCTCAACTTTGTTCTCAGCTCATGGATACGCTCAGGGCCATAAGGCAGCCCAAGAGGATAATCTTTGCTACACATGGTTGCG CCTTTAGTCCAAGATGTAAAGGCAGCTATGGCACCTTTAGGGATGTCATTGCCGTGCTGGTCATTGTTGCAG GAAGACAGGAAGCTTTTCTTGCTGGAAATTTCATCTCCTACCAAGAAGAGGACTCTCGAAAGGACCAGCAAGAAGGCAGAAATGAGTTCCTGTAA